Genomic DNA from Myxococcus guangdongensis:
AGGTGGATGGCTTCATCCAGGCCGGGGAGTTCCGCCTCACCGCCGACGAGGTGCGCGAGGTGGAGGACTTCCTCCGGAGACAGCGCGCGTCCTAGGACTCGGGGGCGCGCGCGTCGAGCTCCACCTCGACGGGCGGACGGATGCCGAAGGGGTGGAGGTGGCAGTTGGACACGTTGAGGAAGCGCGTGGGCACCTCGGGCAGGGACTGCTCGCCTGGGGCCTCGTGGATGTGGCCGTAGACGTGCAGGCGCGGGTGGACCTGCTTCACGCGGGCGAGCAGGTCCTCGCAGCCCACGTGCGCGCCGAGGAACGTGCGGTCCCCGAGGCCCTTGGGCGGGCCATGGGTGACGAGTACATCGAGCCCCTCGGGGATGCGGTCCCAGTGCGTGCGGATGTCGGCGCCGCGCTCGCGGTTGAAGGCCATGCCGCCGAAGCGGGGCGTCACCGGTGAGCCCCAGACGCGCAGGCCTCGGACGAGCACCTCCTCGTCGTCGAGGTAGTGCACCCCGGCCTCTTGGGCGAGCCTGCGCGTCAGCTGCGGCGCTCTCTCGCAGATGAAGTCATGGTTGCCGGCGACGAACACCTTCTCGCGCGCGGGGCAACGGGAGAACCAGCCGAGGAAGGACTCCAACTCCTCCTGCTTGCCTCGGCGGGAGAAGTCACCCGCGTGGATGAGCACGTCGCACACGGGGACCTCGAGCTCCTCGTGCCGTCGATGCGTATCGGAGATGAGCACCAGCTTCATGCGTCGCCCCTTGCGGACCTGGGCGCGACGCTACACCGACGCGAGGGGAACCGCGTGGAGTTCCCCTCACGGTGTCATCGCGGGGTCAGTTCTTGAGCAGCTTCGTCAGGATGCTCTCGTGCGCCTGCAGGCGCTTCTCGGTGGTGTCCTGCTCCACGGAGAGTCGGGCCACCTTCTCGTTGACGTGGAACAACCCCCGGCGCATCTCCGAGGCGTTGATGCCCATGGTCGCGGCGAGCTTCGCGAGCGTCTCCACGGATTCCTCGAAGCCCGCGCGCACCACCCGGAGGTCCCGGGAGAAGAGGTCCACGCGCTCGTTCATCTCCTCGTAGAGGCGGTCCGAGCGTTGGAGCTTGACTTCGATGGCCTGGTACCCGGTCTCCATGATGCCGAGTCGGGAGTCGATGGCATCGATGCGCTTGTCCATGGCGTCGAGCCTTCTGTCGATGCCCTCCAGTCTTGCATGCACGGCCTCCATCTTCCGCTCCAGGGAGAGGACCTTCACCTCCAAGGCCTCCACCTTCTGCTTGAGCAGAATCACGTCTTGTTTCAGCTCATGGACGTCGAGGCGGATCTCCTTGACGTCCTGCTTCAGCCCGCCGACTTCGCCCTTCAACCCCGAGACGTCGCCCTTCAGCCCGCTGACTTCCTGTCGCGTCTCCGCGATGGCCACGTGATGCTCGTGGACCATCTCCCGCAGCTCGCCGTACTCCCGCTGAGCCGCCTGGATTGACTGCCTGAAGTCCGCGTGACTCCGGTCCAGCGCGTCCAGGTTCACCCGCGTCCTGTCCATGTGCTGCGACAGCTTCGCGATGGCCGCGAGCGACTCCTCGTGCGCCTTGCGCAGGCGCTCCTTCAGCTCCTCCATCTCCCGTTGGAACATCGGCCCCAATCCCCCACCGTCATTGCGCGCCATCTCGACGTCCTCCTTCGAGCGACCCCATGTCGCTTTTCAGGTGGAAGGCACCCTAGCAAACCGACCTGACATGGAGGCAAGGCAGAGGACAACCCTTGGGGTTGTCACCGGAAAACACGACGAACCCGCTTCGAACCCACGGAGCGCGCCTCGCATGAGCCCCCTCGCCTGTCACACCGAGGACGCCTTCCTGGAGGAAGTGCTGGCTTCCGGGATGGCGGATGGGGTGTGCCGGGTTAGAAGCGCCGTGCACTTCCTGAAGACCCGCGAGGACCGCATGAAGCGTCGTACCCCGCTTTCCCTGCTGGCGCCCCTGA
This window encodes:
- a CDS encoding metallophosphoesterase family protein, producing the protein MKLVLISDTHRRHEELEVPVCDVLIHAGDFSRRGKQEELESFLGWFSRCPAREKVFVAGNHDFICERAPQLTRRLAQEAGVHYLDDEEVLVRGLRVWGSPVTPRFGGMAFNRERGADIRTHWDRIPEGLDVLVTHGPPKGLGDRTFLGAHVGCEDLLARVKQVHPRLHVYGHIHEAPGEQSLPEVPTRFLNVSNCHLHPFGIRPPVEVELDARAPES